A stretch of the Mesorhizobium sp. Pch-S genome encodes the following:
- a CDS encoding DegQ family serine endoprotease encodes MKSQSILRAASKTLAAATAALMLGTAAVPSAIAQTQAPANTKAAPAANGPASVADLAEGLLGAVVNISTSQTVKGSEGPGAVPMPQLPEGSPFQDFFDDFFKDRGGQKGGGAQKVQSLGSGFVVDAVEGIVVTNNHVIADADDIEVNFSDGVTLKAKLVGTDTKTDIAVLKVDPKGHKLTAVKFGDSNKMRIGDWVMAIGNPFGLGGTVTVGIVSARNRDINSGPYDDFIQTDAAINRGNSGGPLFNMNGEVIGINTAIISPSGGSIGIGFSIPSQLAAGVVDQLRQFGETRRGWLGVRIQPVTKDIAESLGMAEPKGALVAGIIKGGPVDNGSIQAGDVITKFDGKDIEETRDLPRVVAESPVGKAVDVIIIRKGKEQTVKVTLGRLEDGEKLADAEGKGEPGKDGTAAPVAAAKVLGMSIGELNDDTRGKFGIAADVSGVVVTEVAKDSAAAERGIQPGEVITEIGQESVATPKDVVDRIASLKQQGRKNALLMLASKTGELRFVTVRMD; translated from the coding sequence ATGAAGTCCCAATCCATCCTGCGTGCAGCAAGCAAGACGCTTGCCGCCGCCACTGCGGCGCTGATGCTTGGCACCGCAGCCGTTCCATCGGCCATTGCCCAGACGCAGGCTCCCGCAAACACCAAGGCAGCGCCCGCAGCCAATGGTCCGGCTTCGGTGGCGGATCTCGCCGAGGGATTGCTTGGTGCCGTCGTCAACATCTCGACGTCGCAGACGGTGAAGGGCAGCGAAGGTCCGGGCGCCGTGCCGATGCCGCAGCTGCCCGAAGGCTCACCCTTCCAGGACTTCTTCGACGACTTCTTCAAGGATCGCGGCGGTCAAAAGGGCGGCGGCGCACAGAAAGTGCAGTCGCTGGGCTCCGGTTTCGTTGTCGATGCCGTTGAGGGCATCGTGGTCACGAACAACCACGTCATCGCGGACGCCGACGACATCGAGGTGAATTTCTCCGACGGGGTGACGCTGAAAGCGAAGCTGGTCGGCACCGATACCAAGACCGATATCGCGGTGCTGAAGGTGGATCCGAAGGGCCACAAGCTGACGGCCGTGAAGTTCGGCGATTCCAACAAGATGCGCATCGGCGACTGGGTCATGGCGATCGGCAATCCGTTCGGCCTGGGCGGCACCGTAACGGTCGGTATCGTCTCGGCACGTAACCGCGATATCAATTCCGGTCCCTATGACGACTTCATCCAGACCGACGCTGCCATCAACCGCGGCAATTCTGGCGGTCCGCTGTTCAACATGAACGGCGAGGTCATCGGCATCAACACGGCGATCATTTCGCCTTCTGGCGGCTCGATTGGCATCGGCTTCTCGATCCCGTCCCAGCTTGCGGCCGGTGTTGTCGATCAGTTGCGCCAGTTCGGCGAAACGCGGCGTGGCTGGCTGGGCGTGCGCATCCAGCCCGTCACCAAGGACATTGCCGAGAGCCTTGGCATGGCGGAGCCGAAGGGCGCGCTGGTGGCTGGTATCATCAAGGGTGGGCCGGTCGACAATGGTTCGATCCAGGCTGGCGATGTCATTACCAAGTTCGACGGCAAGGATATCGAGGAAACGCGCGACCTGCCGCGTGTCGTCGCGGAGAGCCCGGTCGGCAAGGCCGTCGACGTCATCATCATCCGCAAGGGCAAGGAACAGACCGTCAAGGTCACGCTGGGTCGCCTTGAGGACGGCGAGAAGCTGGCGGATGCCGAAGGCAAGGGCGAGCCCGGCAAGGACGGAACGGCTGCGCCTGTGGCAGCAGCCAAAGTGCTTGGCATGTCGATCGGCGAATTGAACGACGACACGCGCGGCAAGTTCGGCATTGCCGCTGATGTCTCCGGCGTGGTCGTTACTGAGGTCGCCAAGGATTCGGCAGCGGCCGAGCGTGGTATCCAGCCGGGCGAGGTGATCACCGAGATCGGACAGGAATCGGTGGCGACGCCCAAGGATGTCGTCGATCGCATCGCTTCGCTGAAGCAACAGGGGCGCAAGAACGCGCTGCTGATGCTTGCGTCCAAAACCGGAGAATTGCGCTTCGTGACCGTGCGGATGGATTGA
- a CDS encoding GNAT family N-acetyltransferase gives MKPIQTTRLILRNWEDRDRETFFRINSDERVMEFFPFRRTRAETDAKIGEMRADIGRRGFGFAAAEIVATGECIGFVGLTGTEHLPFLPAGTLEIGWRLAPEFWGNGYASEAARAWLTFGFETLGPDEIVSFAVRDNHRSTAVMERIGMTADRSRDFDHPHVPESHPHLRPHTFYSLTRRDWEARKRATE, from the coding sequence ATGAAGCCGATCCAAACGACAAGGCTGATCCTGCGCAACTGGGAGGATCGTGATCGCGAAACGTTCTTCCGCATCAACAGCGACGAACGCGTCATGGAGTTCTTCCCATTTCGCCGAACCCGGGCCGAGACGGACGCGAAAATTGGCGAGATGCGCGCCGATATCGGGCGCAGGGGCTTCGGCTTCGCCGCAGCCGAAATCGTGGCCACCGGTGAATGCATAGGCTTCGTTGGCCTGACGGGCACGGAGCACTTACCCTTCCTGCCCGCGGGCACTCTCGAGATCGGCTGGCGCCTGGCACCGGAATTCTGGGGCAACGGTTATGCCTCGGAGGCAGCCCGGGCATGGCTGACCTTCGGCTTCGAAACGCTTGGCCCCGACGAGATCGTTTCCTTCGCGGTTCGCGACAATCACCGCTCGACGGCGGTAATGGAACGGATCGGCATGACAGCTGATCGTTCGCGCGATTTCGATCATCCGCATGTCCCCGAAAGCCATCCGCATCTGCGTCCCCATACCTTCTACAGCCTGACGCGCAGGGATTGGGAGGCACGAAAAAGGGCGACCGAATAG
- a CDS encoding GGDEF domain-containing protein, with translation MRFHKAEHAFFVFIFVILAAGMVTLHAYGLLDTTAAQIDDVAEARQNISYLGTLLFAVGVLLATAFFFGVFFIYPLIRDQVREEGKLRAMTATLSARSETLEHAALTDGLTGMQNRRFFDDALREYIAEFHRIGKPVGLMILDLDHFKSINDTHGHDVGDEVLRAVAGCLKGMTRYHDVVARLGGEEFAVVTPNMDIELLRKFAERIRKGVANLTILNGNVRLKVTTSVGLAVWEDSETAEAFYRRADKQLYEAKRQGRNRVCAA, from the coding sequence ATGCGATTTCATAAGGCCGAACACGCCTTTTTCGTCTTTATCTTCGTGATCCTTGCCGCGGGCATGGTGACGCTGCATGCCTATGGATTGCTGGATACCACCGCTGCCCAGATCGACGACGTTGCTGAAGCCCGTCAGAACATCAGCTACCTTGGCACTTTGCTGTTTGCAGTCGGTGTTCTGCTGGCCACCGCATTCTTCTTTGGCGTGTTCTTCATCTACCCGCTGATCCGTGACCAGGTGCGCGAGGAAGGCAAGCTGAGGGCGATGACGGCGACGCTCAGTGCCCGCTCGGAGACGCTGGAACACGCTGCCCTGACGGACGGCCTCACCGGCATGCAGAACCGACGCTTCTTTGATGATGCGCTGCGTGAATACATCGCCGAATTCCATCGCATCGGGAAACCGGTCGGGTTGATGATCCTCGACCTCGATCACTTCAAGTCGATCAACGACACGCACGGCCATGACGTCGGCGACGAGGTCCTGCGGGCCGTCGCCGGCTGTCTCAAAGGCATGACCCGCTACCACGACGTCGTGGCGCGGCTGGGCGGCGAGGAGTTTGCCGTCGTCACGCCGAACATGGATATCGAGCTGTTGCGGAAGTTTGCCGAGCGGATCCGCAAGGGGGTTGCCAACCTGACGATCCTGAACGGCAATGTGCGGCTCAAGGTCACCACCAGCGTCGGGCTGGCGGTCTGGGAGGATTCAGAGACCGCGGAGGCTTTCTACCGCCGGGCCGACAAGCAGCTCTATGAAGCCAAGCGCCAGGGCCGTAATCGGGTTTGTGCAGCCTGA
- a CDS encoding LysR family transcriptional regulator yields MVRPLAFLPYLKVFEAVSRLGTLRGAADELHLSPSAISLQLRKLGDATGIVLFERNGRNVALTEAGRDFSRTVSQALAQLSMAVRDSGRHDGHAHARSLSVSLPTALGVAWLSGAVVEFAESRSISNLIINEAIVADAVDWERSDIAVVYDNPPFAGRWWQLLSEVQLKTVCSPVLFPRLDLQHRERRLNGITLLHEDDGQEWNKWAIAARVDLQGSARVRVPSVAHAVASAVQGRGIALLSDVLTGSYLNEGRLIQPFSTAINAARAYYFVAATDRADDPLLQAFVTRIAEFLKPTKN; encoded by the coding sequence ATGGTCCGACCTCTGGCTTTTCTGCCCTACCTCAAAGTATTCGAAGCGGTATCGCGGCTGGGAACGCTACGCGGTGCCGCCGACGAACTTCATCTCAGCCCAAGCGCAATTTCGCTGCAGTTGCGCAAACTTGGAGATGCCACCGGCATCGTCTTGTTCGAGCGGAACGGCCGCAACGTGGCGCTGACCGAAGCCGGGCGGGATTTTTCCCGCACTGTCTCGCAGGCCCTGGCGCAGCTTTCGATGGCTGTGCGTGACTCCGGTCGACACGACGGCCATGCCCACGCGCGCTCGCTGTCGGTCTCGCTACCGACAGCACTCGGCGTTGCGTGGTTAAGCGGCGCCGTCGTCGAATTTGCCGAAAGCAGGAGCATTTCCAATCTAATCATCAACGAGGCGATCGTCGCGGATGCCGTTGATTGGGAGCGCAGTGACATCGCCGTCGTCTATGACAATCCGCCCTTCGCCGGCCGCTGGTGGCAATTGCTCTCCGAGGTGCAACTCAAGACCGTGTGTTCGCCGGTTTTGTTTCCCCGCCTGGACCTGCAGCATCGCGAACGACGGCTGAACGGCATCACCTTGCTGCACGAAGACGATGGACAGGAATGGAACAAATGGGCGATCGCGGCCCGCGTCGACCTCCAGGGCAGCGCCAGAGTGCGTGTCCCTTCCGTGGCGCACGCCGTCGCCTCCGCCGTCCAGGGGCGAGGCATCGCTCTATTGTCTGATGTTCTTACCGGCAGCTACCTGAACGAAGGGCGGCTGATCCAACCCTTTTCTACCGCCATCAATGCGGCCCGCGCATATTATTTCGTCGCAGCCACCGACCGCGCCGACGATCCGCTCCTGCAAGCTTTCGTCACCCGGATAGCCGAATTTCTGAAACCTACGAAGAACTGA
- a CDS encoding GNAT family N-acetyltransferase — protein sequence MTAIEIRTLSHSPEILAALAETLVETVAAGGSVSFMHPLSHETAMSFWDQSLVAAARGDRVVLGAFDGDVLAGTVTLLLGLPQNQPHRAEIAKLMTRHSYRGRGIATALMQAAEEYAVREGRTLLVLDTATDGGAGSLYQKLDFTLAGEIPDYALKPHGGLSGTLLFWKRIGSSRQKPVTLAKA from the coding sequence ATGACTGCAATCGAAATCAGAACACTCAGCCACTCGCCGGAAATCCTGGCGGCACTGGCCGAAACGCTTGTTGAGACAGTCGCTGCCGGTGGGTCGGTCAGCTTCATGCATCCGCTCTCCCACGAAACCGCCATGTCGTTCTGGGACCAGTCGCTGGTTGCCGCGGCACGCGGTGACCGGGTCGTGCTGGGAGCGTTCGACGGGGATGTCCTCGCCGGCACGGTGACGTTGCTGCTTGGGCTGCCGCAAAATCAGCCGCATCGAGCCGAAATCGCCAAGCTGATGACGCGGCATTCTTACCGGGGCAGAGGTATCGCCACCGCATTGATGCAGGCTGCGGAAGAATATGCCGTGCGAGAGGGGCGCACGCTTCTGGTCCTCGACACGGCGACCGATGGTGGTGCGGGCTCTCTCTATCAGAAGCTTGATTTCACCCTCGCTGGTGAGATTCCGGACTACGCATTGAAACCTCACGGAGGTCTCAGCGGAACGTTGCTGTTCTGGAAACGGATTGGCTCGTCCAGACAGAAACCGGTGACATTGGCGAAGGCTTGA
- the serB gene encoding phosphoserine phosphatase SerB: MPLVATLVSSPAGGALTPALANKASQAVGASTTRWLGETIACDLALPAGIGHDEAMAVLRALLASEPVDVAVQDETTRRKKILIADMDSTMIDQECIDELADEVGLKEKVAAITARSMNGEIAFEPALRERVALLKNLDAAVVDRIIANRLTLASGGRALVQTMRKAGAYTALVSGGFDVFTSRIAAMLGFHENRANRLLEVNGFLTGEVADPILGRAAKAEALQDISARLGLTPADAIAVGDGANDLDMIRLSGTGVALHAKPSVAAEAKVRIDHGDLTALLYLQGYHRKDFIE, translated from the coding sequence ATGCCGCTCGTCGCCACGCTCGTCTCCAGTCCAGCCGGCGGTGCACTCACGCCGGCCCTTGCGAATAAGGCTTCCCAGGCGGTCGGCGCAAGCACAACGCGCTGGCTGGGCGAAACGATCGCCTGTGATCTCGCGTTGCCGGCAGGCATCGGACATGACGAAGCCATGGCGGTCCTACGCGCGCTTCTGGCTTCCGAGCCCGTTGACGTCGCCGTTCAGGACGAAACCACGCGTCGCAAGAAGATCCTGATCGCCGACATGGATTCCACCATGATCGACCAGGAGTGCATTGACGAACTGGCCGATGAAGTGGGTTTGAAGGAAAAGGTGGCAGCGATCACCGCGCGCTCCATGAACGGCGAGATCGCCTTCGAGCCAGCCCTGCGCGAGCGTGTCGCGCTGCTCAAGAACCTCGACGCGGCGGTGGTCGATCGCATCATCGCCAACCGGCTGACGCTTGCATCCGGCGGTCGCGCGCTGGTGCAGACAATGCGCAAGGCCGGTGCCTACACGGCACTTGTCTCAGGCGGCTTCGATGTTTTCACCAGCCGTATCGCCGCCATGCTCGGCTTTCACGAAAACCGCGCCAACCGGCTGCTCGAAGTCAATGGCTTTCTGACGGGCGAAGTGGCCGACCCGATTCTCGGCCGCGCTGCCAAGGCGGAAGCGCTCCAGGATATTTCGGCCAGGCTCGGCCTTACACCTGCGGATGCTATCGCAGTCGGCGACGGTGCCAACGACCTCGACATGATCCGGCTTTCCGGTACGGGTGTGGCGCTTCATGCCAAGCCGTCGGTTGCAGCCGAAGCCAAGGTCCGCATCGATCACGGTGACCTTACCGCCCTGCTCTACCTGCAAGGCTACCATCGTAAGGACTTCATCGAATGA
- a CDS encoding GYD domain-containing protein — MSQDLIGAQLVSEPQRYISLMRLTAKGLAELSDSATRRKRSEERVAALGGRSIAFYATMGPYDFVQVFEMPSNEAMMQYVLTARRDGHVDPLIMPAFDPLAYGGIVARVG; from the coding sequence ATGAGCCAGGATCTCATTGGCGCACAGTTGGTTTCCGAGCCGCAGCGTTACATCTCCCTGATGCGGCTGACCGCCAAGGGCTTGGCTGAACTCTCGGACAGCGCCACGCGTCGAAAGCGCAGTGAAGAGCGGGTAGCCGCACTGGGGGGCCGCTCCATCGCATTCTACGCAACCATGGGACCTTATGACTTCGTGCAGGTCTTCGAGATGCCGAGCAACGAGGCGATGATGCAGTACGTGCTCACCGCCCGCCGTGATGGCCATGTCGATCCGTTGATCATGCCTGCCTTCGATCCTCTGGCCTATGGCGGGATCGTCGCTCGCGTGGGTTAG
- a CDS encoding ATP-binding protein, protein MFVERAVSGGEPISQERRDAAQTDKRILGHVVRCDGARATISAFADGEEGLVTGHWSVGKMISINLGSTRTVGLVYSISKSDLAWDDSGQNPIEVNIELVGEVRDGAEPAARPVFDRGITIYPHIGAIAHRIRSRDLAAVYDLAGRRAITVGTLSQDEAISANIAIDDTLSRHFAVVGTTGVGKSTAVSLLLRKAIAARPDLRVLILDPHNEFAASLQDQCVKVDATTLDLPFWMFKLEEFAEVIFRGREAPPEEVDLLRDLIPVAKNLYRNAGGTSYVRRGADTMTADTPVPYRIADLLKQIDERMGMLESKTERPTLKSLRIRIESAAADPRYRFMFNSRLIDDTIHETIGNIFRVPHHGRPVTCFEMAGLPSEVVNSVCSVLARLAFDLALWSEGKLRLLFLCEEAHRYMPADPRLGFEPTRHALSRIAKEGRKYGCYLGVVTQRPGELDPTILSQCSTFFAMRLANEQDQAIVRSAIADSSASSLAFLSSMGQREAIAFGEGVATTMRLKFEKIDQSLIPGAAKHAMEAPSGDGRDVDLVGIVERLRNVPKPQPAMNFSEVVDTMRQAGDSDYRKPALAPRPQPDDDFDTRYGLKPATFGLKPQND, encoded by the coding sequence ATGTTTGTCGAACGTGCAGTTTCCGGTGGCGAGCCGATATCGCAAGAGCGGCGGGATGCAGCCCAGACCGACAAGCGCATCCTTGGCCATGTCGTACGCTGCGACGGTGCCCGTGCCACCATCAGTGCTTTCGCCGATGGCGAGGAAGGCCTTGTCACCGGTCACTGGTCAGTCGGCAAGATGATCTCGATCAATCTTGGCAGCACGCGCACGGTCGGCCTGGTCTACTCCATCTCCAAATCGGATCTCGCCTGGGACGACAGCGGGCAGAACCCGATCGAAGTCAACATCGAGCTGGTCGGCGAAGTGCGCGACGGCGCAGAACCGGCCGCAAGACCAGTATTCGACCGTGGCATCACGATCTATCCGCACATCGGCGCGATCGCCCACCGCATCCGCAGCCGCGATCTCGCGGCGGTCTACGACCTTGCCGGTCGCCGCGCCATTACAGTCGGCACCTTGTCGCAGGATGAGGCAATTTCAGCCAACATCGCCATCGACGACACATTGTCCCGGCATTTCGCCGTTGTCGGCACCACTGGTGTCGGCAAATCGACCGCTGTTTCCCTGCTCCTGCGCAAGGCGATCGCAGCCAGGCCGGATCTCCGGGTACTGATCCTAGACCCCCACAACGAGTTCGCGGCGTCGCTGCAGGATCAATGCGTCAAGGTCGACGCAACGACGCTCGATCTGCCGTTCTGGATGTTCAAACTGGAGGAATTTGCGGAAGTCATCTTCCGTGGGCGCGAGGCGCCACCTGAAGAGGTCGACCTGCTGCGCGACCTGATTCCCGTCGCCAAGAACCTCTACCGCAACGCCGGCGGCACCAGCTATGTACGCCGCGGCGCCGACACCATGACCGCCGACACGCCGGTCCCCTACCGCATCGCCGATCTCCTCAAGCAGATCGACGAACGCATGGGAATGCTCGAAAGCAAAACCGAGAGGCCTACCCTGAAGTCGCTGCGCATACGCATCGAGTCAGCCGCCGCCGACCCTCGCTATCGTTTCATGTTCAACTCGCGCCTGATCGACGACACCATTCACGAGACGATCGGCAACATCTTTCGCGTACCGCATCACGGCCGCCCGGTGACCTGCTTCGAAATGGCCGGCCTGCCCTCCGAAGTCGTCAACTCGGTGTGCTCGGTTCTGGCACGCCTTGCCTTTGACCTTGCTCTGTGGAGCGAAGGAAAACTGCGATTGCTGTTCCTGTGCGAAGAGGCGCACCGCTATATGCCCGCCGACCCGCGCCTTGGCTTCGAGCCGACCCGGCATGCCCTGTCACGCATCGCCAAGGAGGGCCGGAAGTATGGCTGCTACCTCGGCGTCGTTACCCAACGCCCGGGCGAGCTCGACCCGACCATTCTGTCGCAATGTTCGACCTTCTTCGCCATGCGTCTCGCCAACGAGCAGGATCAGGCCATCGTTCGTTCTGCCATCGCCGATTCGTCGGCCTCGAGCCTCGCCTTCCTGTCCTCCATGGGCCAGCGCGAGGCGATCGCCTTCGGCGAAGGTGTCGCCACCACGATGCGATTGAAATTCGAGAAGATCGACCAGAGCCTCATCCCGGGCGCGGCCAAACACGCGATGGAAGCGCCATCCGGAGACGGCCGCGATGTCGATCTTGTCGGCATCGTCGAACGGCTGCGCAATGTGCCGAAGCCACAACCGGCAATGAACTTCTCGGAGGTCGTCGACACGATGCGGCAGGCCGGAGATTCGGACTATCGCAAGCCTGCGCTGGCGCCGCGGCCGCAGCCGGATGATGATTTCGACACACGCTATGGTCTCAAGCCGGCGACATTCGGGCTCAAGCCGCAAAACGACTGA
- a CDS encoding protease modulator HflC, with the protein MANRLPAIIVAVAVLLFLLYSSVFVVNARQQAIVLRFGEIIDVKSEPGIYFKAPFPFFDADTVQLVEKRVLRFDLDNIRVQVSGGKFYEVDAFIAYRISNPRVFRSAVSGQIELAEQRLKTRLDAALRRVYGQRAFEAALSEERGIMMREVRDQLRPDATSLGLEIDDVRIRRTDLTAEVSQQTYDRMKAERLAEAERLRARGNEAAQRIKARADREVVEIVAEANKESEILRGQGDAERSAIFANAYNRDTAFFDFYRSMNAYGTALDNTGTTMLLSPNSEFFRYFRDPAGGAAPTAPKPAQ; encoded by the coding sequence ATGGCAAATCGTCTTCCCGCGATCATCGTCGCCGTCGCCGTCCTGTTGTTCCTGCTCTATTCGTCGGTTTTCGTGGTCAACGCGCGCCAGCAGGCGATCGTGCTGCGTTTCGGCGAGATCATCGACGTCAAGAGCGAGCCCGGCATCTATTTCAAGGCGCCGTTCCCGTTCTTCGACGCCGACACGGTGCAACTCGTCGAGAAGCGCGTGCTGCGCTTCGATCTCGACAACATCCGCGTCCAGGTTTCGGGCGGCAAATTCTACGAGGTCGATGCCTTTATAGCCTATCGTATCTCCAATCCGCGCGTCTTCCGTTCCGCGGTTTCCGGCCAGATCGAACTGGCCGAACAGCGGCTGAAGACACGTCTCGATGCCGCGTTGCGCCGGGTCTACGGCCAGCGCGCCTTCGAGGCGGCTCTTTCCGAAGAGCGTGGCATCATGATGCGTGAAGTGCGCGACCAACTGCGCCCGGACGCAACGTCGCTCGGTCTCGAGATCGATGATGTCCGTATCCGTCGCACCGACCTGACGGCCGAAGTCTCGCAACAGACCTACGACCGCATGAAGGCCGAGCGTCTGGCGGAAGCCGAGCGGCTGCGCGCACGCGGTAATGAAGCCGCACAGCGCATCAAGGCTCGTGCCGACCGCGAGGTGGTCGAGATCGTCGCCGAGGCCAACAAGGAATCGGAGATCCTGCGTGGTCAGGGCGATGCGGAGCGCAGTGCAATCTTCGCCAACGCCTACAACCGGGATACAGCCTTCTTCGATTTCTACCGCTCGATGAACGCTTATGGCACCGCGCTGGACAACACCGGCACGACCATGCTGCTGTCGCCGAATTCTGAGTTCTTCCGCTACTTCCGGGATCCGGCAGGCGGGGCGGCTCCGACTGCACCCAAGCCTGCGCAATAG
- a CDS encoding DUF2065 domain-containing protein, whose protein sequence is MQDFFAAMGLVLVVEGLVYGGFPRLAKRLATDVLAMPEGVLRIGGLAAIAAGVGIVWLVRG, encoded by the coding sequence GTGCAGGACTTCTTTGCCGCCATGGGCCTTGTCCTCGTCGTCGAGGGCCTGGTCTATGGCGGTTTTCCACGTCTGGCCAAGCGGCTTGCAACCGATGTCCTCGCCATGCCGGAAGGCGTATTGAGAATCGGGGGACTGGCGGCAATCGCCGCCGGTGTCGGCATCGTATGGCTGGTTCGCGGTTGA
- a CDS encoding isochorismatase family cysteine hydrolase: MISAQPFDFPYDGNLSASSTALVVIDLQEDFLSNTGYFAKSGYDPSPLRAILPTVNKLIVAARAAGVRVIHTRQGYRGDMADMTPYEKWRRKRNGLEGTQVLLRSSPGFQIVKDIDVRDEDIIVDKTCNGAFTYTDFEHVLRAQGISHLLFSGCTTDVCVHTTLREACDRNFQCLTISDACASGDQYAHEAALHMVTVENGIFGTIADSAAVLAGLAKLPRAR, translated from the coding sequence ATGATTTCGGCCCAGCCGTTCGACTTTCCCTATGACGGCAACTTGTCGGCCAGTTCGACTGCTCTGGTGGTTATCGACCTGCAGGAAGATTTCCTCTCCAACACCGGCTATTTTGCCAAGAGTGGCTACGATCCCTCGCCATTGCGCGCCATCCTGCCGACGGTCAACAAACTGATTGTTGCCGCCCGCGCCGCCGGTGTGCGTGTCATCCACACGCGCCAGGGTTATCGCGGCGACATGGCCGACATGACGCCTTATGAAAAATGGCGGCGTAAGCGCAACGGTCTGGAGGGGACGCAGGTGCTGTTGCGGTCCAGCCCTGGCTTCCAGATCGTCAAAGACATCGATGTTCGCGATGAAGACATCATCGTCGACAAGACGTGCAACGGCGCCTTCACCTATACCGACTTCGAACATGTCCTGCGCGCGCAGGGGATAAGCCATCTGCTCTTCAGTGGCTGCACGACGGATGTCTGTGTCCATACGACGTTGCGCGAAGCATGCGATCGCAACTTTCAGTGTCTGACCATCTCAGACGCCTGCGCCAGCGGCGACCAGTATGCGCATGAGGCGGCGCTGCACATGGTGACCGTCGAGAACGGCATTTTCGGTACGATTGCCGATTCTGCCGCGGTGCTCGCCGGGCTCGCCAAGCTGCCGAGGGCAAGATGA
- a CDS encoding XRE family transcriptional regulator: MSDISNDLSTRIATRIRAERMARSWSLAELADRSGVSKAMLSSIERGSASPTAPILVRIATAFELTLSSLIARAELQGGSVARRNDQPEWRDPGTGYVRRHLSPQTDMPLEMVQVELPAGARVSLPASSYAFIRQQIWLMEGRLDFTEGEVVHKLEPGDCLALGAPADCVFHAPGPGPARYLTVLIRT; this comes from the coding sequence ATGTCTGATATATCGAATGATCTTTCGACAAGAATTGCCACTCGCATCCGCGCCGAGCGCATGGCGAGAAGCTGGTCGCTGGCAGAGCTTGCCGACCGGTCCGGCGTATCGAAGGCGATGCTGAGTTCCATCGAAAGGGGTTCGGCGAGTCCGACCGCGCCGATCCTGGTGCGCATCGCGACCGCATTCGAGCTGACGCTTTCCAGTCTGATCGCCCGCGCTGAGCTGCAAGGTGGCAGTGTAGCGAGGCGCAATGACCAGCCGGAGTGGCGCGACCCGGGCACCGGCTACGTCCGTCGGCACTTGTCGCCGCAAACCGACATGCCGCTGGAAATGGTGCAGGTTGAACTCCCCGCAGGTGCCCGCGTCAGCCTGCCAGCGAGCAGCTATGCCTTCATCCGCCAGCAGATTTGGCTGATGGAGGGGCGGCTGGATTTCACCGAAGGCGAGGTGGTGCACAAACTGGAACCCGGCGATTGCCTGGCGCTCGGCGCACCGGCCGACTGCGTTTTCCATGCGCCTGGGCCAGGACCTGCTCGCTATCTTACAGTGCTCATCAGGACATGA
- a CDS encoding GNAT family N-acetyltransferase — MTFSITLEDPAEPEIVALLEDGEKYGASLYPAESNHFLSIDELRADNVRFAVARDVDGVAVATGALALNDGWAELKRMWVVPAARGKGLSRALLTELEARAQEAGVSLLRLETGVANHEALGLYERTGFVRIGPFGDYRPDPLSIFMEKRLVSSS, encoded by the coding sequence ATGACATTTTCGATCACATTGGAAGATCCGGCCGAACCCGAGATCGTCGCGCTGCTGGAAGACGGCGAGAAGTATGGCGCTTCGCTCTATCCCGCCGAGAGCAATCATTTCCTGTCGATCGACGAATTGCGGGCTGACAATGTTCGTTTCGCGGTGGCGCGGGACGTTGATGGCGTTGCGGTTGCGACCGGGGCGCTGGCCCTCAATGACGGCTGGGCGGAATTGAAGCGGATGTGGGTGGTGCCGGCAGCCCGGGGCAAAGGATTGTCCAGGGCGCTGCTGACCGAACTGGAGGCGAGGGCGCAGGAAGCTGGCGTCTCCTTGCTGCGGCTCGAGACCGGCGTTGCCAACCACGAGGCTCTGGGGCTCTATGAACGCACCGGCTTCGTCCGCATCGGGCCATTCGGCGACTATCGTCCCGATCCGCTCAGCATCTTCATGGAAAAGCGACTGGTCAGTTCTTCGTAG